A window of the Paenibacillus woosongensis genome harbors these coding sequences:
- a CDS encoding class F sortase, translating to MMKRLVILFTIVLAVSCAGCGPAKQAKENIKPQPQPHSHSLPSPPSPPMVNDTEMQPAENMRRPLPKPFMPTELIIPAIKVKASVEPVGVLEDGQMDVPKHTDIVGVLHPGVLAGEPGNIVMDGHVDSYTGPAIFFNLKKLKPGDSIIVRDHAKQKLTYIVEAVESYPTSEAPVERVFGDTTEHRLNLVTCSGKYSRKKKEHEQRLIVFAKLDGDDELDQ from the coding sequence ATGATGAAACGATTAGTTATTCTGTTTACCATTGTTTTAGCCGTCAGTTGCGCAGGTTGCGGTCCTGCCAAGCAGGCGAAGGAGAACATCAAGCCACAGCCGCAGCCGCATTCCCATTCCCTGCCCTCCCCGCCGTCCCCCCCAATGGTGAATGACACAGAAATGCAGCCGGCGGAGAACATGCGCAGGCCGCTACCCAAACCGTTTATGCCAACAGAGCTCATAATTCCTGCCATTAAGGTAAAGGCTAGTGTTGAGCCGGTGGGGGTGCTTGAGGACGGGCAAATGGATGTTCCGAAACATACGGATATCGTCGGCGTCCTGCATCCGGGCGTACTTGCAGGGGAACCTGGAAATATAGTGATGGACGGCCATGTCGATAGCTATACCGGCCCGGCCATTTTTTTTAATTTGAAAAAGTTAAAGCCCGGCGATTCAATCATTGTACGGGATCATGCCAAACAGAAATTGACCTATATTGTGGAGGCCGTTGAATCCTATCCTACATCGGAAGCACCCGTCGAGCGGGTTTTCGGGGATACGACAGAGCACAGGTTGAATCTGGTGACATGCAGTGGAAAATACAGCAGAAAAAAAAAGGAGCATGAGCAAAGACTGATCGTTTTTGCCAAGCTGGACGGTGATGATGAACTTGACCAATAA